A genome region from Camelina sativa cultivar DH55 chromosome 10, Cs, whole genome shotgun sequence includes the following:
- the LOC104719607 gene encoding AIG2-like protein A: MSSSGPQLHNVFVYGGFQEPDVFNILLDRTPEIVSATLPGFQRFRLKGRLYPCIVPSEKGEVHGKILMGLTSDELENLDAVEGSEYERVTVGVVRNDNSEKLPVKTYMWINKDDHDMCGEWDFEEWKRLHMNKFIESFKKIMEWKKNPNGKGRDDFSHVLREDLSDESTPSS, encoded by the exons ATGAGTAGCTCTGGTCCTCAGCTTCACAATGTGTTCGTCTATGGTGGCTTTCAGGAGCCAGACGTCTTCAATATCTTGCTTGACCGTACTCCTGAGATAGTCTCCGCAACACTCCCTGGCTT tcAGAGGTTTCGGCTTAAAGGACGTTTGTATCCATGTATTGTTCCCTCTGAGAAAGGAGAAGTTCATGGGAAG ATACTAATGGGATTAACAAGTGATGAACTTGAGAATTTAGATGCGGTTGAGGGCAGTGAGTATGAGAGAGTGACAGTTGGAGTTGTACGAAAT GACAATTCGGAGAAGTTGCCAGTGAAGACATATATGTGGATCAACAAGGATGATCATGATATGTGTGGAGAATGGGATTTCGAG gAATGGAAACGATTACACATGAATAAATTCATAGAGTCGTTTAAGAAAATCATGGAATGGAAGAAGAATCCTAATGGAAAAGGAAGAGATGATTTCAGCCATGTCCTACGGGAAGATCTATCGGATGAGAGTACTCCATCGTCTTGA
- the LOC104719608 gene encoding pentatricopeptide repeat-containing protein At5g39710 → MKETSFVLTEMNKKGYSLDEVTYNTLIKGYCKEGNFHQALVMHAEMLRHGLSPSVITYTSLIHSMCKAGNMNRATEFLEQMRVRGLCPNERTYTTLVDGFSQKGYMNEAYRVLKEMIDNGFSPSIVTYNALVNGHCVAGNMEDAIAVLEDMKEKGLTPDVVSYSTVLSGFCRSYDVDEALRVKREMVEKGIKPDTVTYSSLIQGFCEQRRTKEACDLYDEMLRAGLPPDEFTYTALINAYCMEGDLEKALQLHNEMVVKGVLPDVVTYSVLINGLNKQARTREAKRLLLKLFYEDSVPSDVTYHTLIENCSNIEFKSVVSLIKGFCMKGMMVEADRVFESMLEKNHKPDGTAYNVMIHGHCRGGDVRKAYSLYKEMVKSGFLLHTVTVIALVKALHKEGKVDELNSVIENVLRSCELSEAEQAKVLVEINHREGNMDVVLDVLAEMAKDGFLPNGKS, encoded by the coding sequence AAAGGTTATTGTAAAGAAGGTAACTTTCATCAAGCTCTTGTGATGCATGCTGAGATGCTGAGACATGGGTTGTCACCTAGTGTTATCACTTATACTTCACTTATACATAGTATGTGTAAGGCTGGGAATATGAACAGGGCTACTGAGTTTCTTGAACAGATGCGTGTTAGAGGGCTTTGCCCTAATGAGCGTACGTACACGACGTTGGTTGATGGGTTTTCTCAAAAGGGGTATATGAATGAAGCCTATCGGGTTTTGAAAGAGATGATTGATAATGGGTTTTCTCCTTCGATTGTGACTTATAATGCTCTTGTTAACGGGCATTGTGTTGCTGGGAATATGGAAGATGCGATAGCAGTGCTCGAAGATATGAAGGAGAAAGGTTTGACTCCGGATGTAGTGAGTTATAGCACAGTGTTATCTGGGTTTTGTAGAAGTTACGATGTTGATGAGGCGCTTAGAGTTAAGAGGGAAATGGTTGAAAAAGGTATAAAACCTGATACAGTTACCTACTCGTCACTGATCCAAGGGTTTTGTGAGCAGAGAAGGACGAAGGAAGCTTGTGATCTTTACGATGAAATGCTGAGAGCTGGCCTTCCACCAGATGAATTTACTTACACAGCCTTGATCAATGCTTACTGTATGGAAGGAGATCTGGAAAAAGCGCTCCAGTTGCACAATGAAATGGTTGTGAAAGGTGTATTGCCTGATGTTGTCACTTACAGCGTGCTTATAAACGGGCTTAACAAACAAGCTCGAACAAGAGAAGCAAAAAGACTCTTGCTTAAGCTGTTCTATGAAGACTCAGTTCCTAGCGATGTCACATATCATACACTCATAGAAAACTGCAGTAACATCGAGTTTAAAAGCGTGGTATCTCTTATTAAAGGATTCTGTATGAAAGGAATGATGGTTGAAGCTGATCGAGTTTTCGAATCCATGCTTGAGAAAAATCACAAACCCGATGGAACAGCATACAACGTTATGATTCATGGCCATTGCAGAGGCGGAGATGTCCGCAAAGCATATAGTCTATACAAAGAGATGGTAAAATCCGGATTTCTTCTCCACACCGTGACAGTGATTGCTCTGGTTAAGGCATTGCACAAGGAAGGGAAGGTTGATGAACTAAACAGTGTGATTGAGAATGTATTAAGAAGCTGTGAACTGAGCGAAGCAGAGCAAGCCAAAGTGCTTGTGGAGATCAATCATAGAGAAGGGAATATGGATGTGGTTCTTGATGTGCTTGCTGAAATGGCCAAAGATGGATTTCTTCCCAACGGCAAAAGTTAA